The genomic segment GTAAACATTTCAAAGATGAGGCAAGAAAATAATGATAATAACAATCGGTGGGACAGCAGGTAGTGGAACTACAACTGCTGCAAAGGTATTATCTGAAAGATTAGATATTCCATTCGTTTCTGCTGGTGCAATATTTAGAGAAATGGCTGCAGAGAGAGGAATGACTCCCGTAGAATTCGGCAAATTTGCTGAAAATAATACTGACATCGATAAAGAGATTGATAATAGACAAGCTAAACTTGCAGAGGAAGCTCAAGATCTTATTGTTGAAGGAAGACTTTCTGCATACTTCATTGATGCGGATTTAAAAGTTTGTTTCACTGCACCTTTAGAAGTTAGAGCTAAAAGGGTATGTGAAAGAGAAGACAAATCAATTGAGCTTGCAAAAGAGGAAATTCTTTCCCGTGAAGAAAGTGAAGCTTTAAGATATATGGATATTCATAATAT from the Methanobrevibacter ruminantium genome contains:
- the cmk gene encoding (d)CMP kinase, with amino-acid sequence MIITIGGTAGSGTTTAAKVLSERLDIPFVSAGAIFREMAAERGMTPVEFGKFAENNTDIDKEIDNRQAKLAEEAQDLIVEGRLSAYFIDADLKVCFTAPLEVRAKRVCEREDKSIELAKEEILSREESEALRYMDIHNIDIRNMDIYDLIINTDSFNPDSIAEIILTTLKVI